A part of Paenibacillus sp. sptzw28 genomic DNA contains:
- a CDS encoding MATE family efflux transporter, with protein sequence MVNPDKNKYTLWMLAWPIFIELFLQTLLGTVDTWMVSHISDDAVAVVGLSNQLFNALTTLFMTVAGGAGILIAQKIGAKREEEARTIAVMAVKASTLIGLLITILLCTQPRAIARLLQLPDDLLPLSDIYISISGGGMVLTSLTATLSTVIRNTGNTRGPMYTAVGINVIHVLLNYAFIYGAFGFPEWGLTGVSISTLISRLIGALVLITIFLNTFSRKVGIADIRLFNRKLFKDVMRIGWPLGVNMSCFLFTQLVIFSFLASLGAKELAARTYMNTLESYCFMLGYSLALAGQIRVAHLYGARRMREAYSGAYRVLYIGLAIVFVNALILFLFGTKLLGLFTSDRQIISLCVSLLGLNLILQPGKMLNMALGSSLYAVGDTRFTMYTSLTSMWLVATGCSYLLGIEWGFGLIGIYCCMIADEYVRGILTLIRWRGRKYIRNAEAAQQLEGESSQSGMTVGV encoded by the coding sequence ATGGTCAATCCCGATAAAAACAAATACACGCTGTGGATGCTTGCGTGGCCGATTTTCATTGAACTGTTTCTGCAGACTTTGCTCGGCACGGTGGATACATGGATGGTCAGCCATATTTCCGACGATGCCGTGGCGGTTGTCGGATTGTCCAACCAGCTGTTTAACGCGTTGACCACTCTGTTCATGACGGTTGCGGGAGGAGCGGGCATATTGATCGCCCAAAAAATCGGCGCCAAGCGTGAAGAGGAAGCCCGGACGATCGCCGTTATGGCGGTAAAAGCAAGCACGCTGATCGGTCTACTTATAACAATCCTGCTTTGTACTCAGCCGCGGGCTATAGCCAGGCTGCTTCAATTGCCCGATGATCTTCTGCCGCTCTCGGATATTTACATTTCCATCAGCGGCGGGGGTATGGTTCTTACCTCGTTGACAGCCACACTCAGCACTGTAATACGCAACACCGGGAATACAAGAGGGCCTATGTATACGGCGGTCGGGATCAATGTCATTCATGTGCTGTTGAATTACGCTTTTATTTACGGGGCCTTCGGCTTCCCTGAGTGGGGACTTACAGGAGTGTCGATTTCCACCTTGATAAGCCGGTTAATCGGAGCCCTTGTCCTTATAACAATATTTCTCAACACCTTTAGTCGCAAGGTTGGAATCGCGGACATTCGGTTGTTTAATCGTAAGCTGTTCAAAGACGTAATGCGCATCGGCTGGCCTCTTGGCGTAAACATGTCCTGCTTTCTCTTCACCCAGCTGGTCATTTTCTCCTTTCTCGCTTCACTCGGGGCGAAGGAGCTGGCAGCCCGGACTTATATGAACACACTGGAGTCGTATTGCTTCATGCTAGGCTATTCGCTCGCATTAGCGGGCCAAATACGGGTCGCCCACCTCTACGGGGCGCGAAGAATGAGAGAAGCTTATTCCGGGGCGTACCGGGTTCTCTATATTGGCCTTGCAATCGTATTCGTAAATGCCCTTATCTTGTTTCTGTTCGGTACGAAACTGCTTGGTCTATTTACATCCGACCGGCAAATCATTTCATTGTGCGTTTCCCTGCTTGGATTAAATCTCATTCTGCAGCCTGGGAAGATGCTGAATATGGCTCTTGGAAGCTCTCTTTATGCCGTAGGCGACACAAGGTTCACCATGTATACGTCTTTAACTTCGATGTGGCTGGTCGCTACCGGCTGCTCTTACTTGCTGGGCATTGAGTGGGGCTTCGGGCTGATCGGCATTTACTGCTGCATGATCGCAGACGAATATGTACGCGGGATCCTGACTCTCATAAGATGGAGAGGGCGCAAATATATCCGGAACGCCGAGGCGGCACAGCAGCTGGAGGGCGAATCTTCTCAGAGCGGCATGACTGTAGGGGTATAA
- a CDS encoding aldo/keto reductase family oxidoreductase, which produces MKTIPLQNRGINASQLVLGCMRMGGGWDQSPITEEHYKEGREAVEAALQIGINMFDHADIYTSGKAERVFAKVLKERPGLREQIIIQSKCGIRFADDTNPHRFDFSEVHILNSVDAILERLDIDYLDILLLHRPDPLIEPEEVASALRRLKESGKVRHFGVSNMSQGQIKLLQAYCDEPFVANQLEMSLLKLGFVDTAVSVNQETARDNVFPEGTMEFCRLENIQLQSWGPLAQGRYSGRSLESESESIVNTAKLVQQLANEKSTTAEAIVLAWLMTHPAGIQPVIGTINTERIRACKDANELRLSREEWYALYRSSRGRNLP; this is translated from the coding sequence ATGAAAACGATTCCACTTCAAAATCGCGGCATTAACGCAAGCCAGCTTGTTCTGGGCTGCATGCGAATGGGCGGCGGCTGGGACCAGAGCCCGATTACGGAAGAGCATTACAAGGAAGGCCGCGAAGCGGTCGAAGCGGCTCTGCAGATCGGCATCAATATGTTTGATCATGCCGACATATATACCTCCGGCAAAGCCGAGCGCGTATTCGCCAAGGTATTAAAGGAGCGCCCGGGACTTCGCGAGCAAATCATCATTCAATCCAAATGCGGAATCCGCTTTGCAGATGATACGAACCCGCACCGCTTCGATTTTTCCGAAGTGCATATTCTGAACAGCGTCGACGCCATATTAGAGCGCCTTGACATCGACTATCTCGATATATTGCTGCTGCACCGACCCGATCCGCTTATCGAACCCGAGGAAGTGGCAAGCGCGCTGCGCCGTTTGAAGGAAAGCGGCAAGGTGCGTCACTTCGGCGTATCGAATATGAGTCAAGGCCAGATCAAGCTGCTCCAGGCTTACTGCGACGAGCCGTTCGTCGCCAACCAGCTCGAGATGAGCTTGCTTAAGCTCGGTTTCGTCGACACCGCCGTCAGCGTGAATCAGGAGACCGCGCGGGACAATGTATTCCCGGAAGGCACGATGGAATTCTGCCGCCTTGAGAATATCCAGCTGCAATCCTGGGGTCCTTTGGCACAGGGCAGGTACTCCGGCCGCTCACTCGAAAGTGAAAGCGAATCCATTGTGAACACCGCTAAGCTGGTCCAGCAGCTGGCGAATGAGAAAAGCACGACTGCCGAGGCAATCGTGCTGGCGTGGCTGATGACTCATCCGGCGGGTATACAGCCGGTGATCGGAACGATCAACACAGAGCGAATCCGCGCCTGTAAGGACGCAAATGAGCTGCGCCTGTCGCGTGAAGAGTGGTACGCCTTGTATAGAAGCTCCCGCGGGAGAAACTTGCCGTAA
- a CDS encoding acyl-CoA thioesterase, with protein MFEIRYVQAKGDTGLERRFVKQSRCYKTARIFPTDVNNHNTLFGGKLMSYIDDIASIAASKHCRYSVVTASTDSVDFLSPIRPTDSVCLESFVTWTGTTSMEVFVKVLTEDLRTSERKIAATSFLTFVAKDDNNKPVRVPQVIPETEEEKKLHETAVQRAEMRKQRRLESEKFANYLTIHFPWE; from the coding sequence ATGTTTGAAATCAGATATGTACAAGCTAAGGGGGATACCGGGTTGGAACGAAGGTTCGTTAAGCAATCGAGATGCTACAAAACCGCACGGATTTTCCCGACGGACGTCAATAATCATAATACGCTGTTCGGCGGAAAGCTGATGTCCTACATCGACGATATCGCATCGATCGCGGCCTCGAAGCACTGCCGCTACTCCGTAGTGACGGCATCGACGGACTCCGTCGACTTCCTCTCACCGATCCGTCCTACGGATTCGGTCTGTCTGGAGTCCTTCGTGACATGGACCGGCACGACCTCGATGGAGGTTTTCGTCAAAGTATTAACGGAAGACCTGAGAACGAGCGAACGCAAAATAGCGGCTACATCATTCCTCACCTTCGTCGCAAAGGACGATAATAATAAGCCGGTCCGCGTGCCCCAAGTCATTCCGGAAACGGAAGAGGAGAAGAAGCTGCACGAAACGGCAGTCCAACGGGCCGAAATGAGGAAGCAAAGAAGGCTCGAGAGCGAGAAATTTGCGAATTATTTAACCATTCATTTTCCGTGGGAATAA
- a CDS encoding carbohydrate ABC transporter permease, protein MSIRGKSPSEIMFSIFMFVVCTFMFLIVAYPLYFIIIASISDSQLVSTGKVFLIPKGISLFGYKEIFQDPRIWTGYRNTMTYTILGTFVNLLFTLPAAYVLSRREFRARRFIMFFFVVTLFFNGGLIPTYLLMKGLHLTNTIGVFIFPFAVNVFYLIIARTFFETSLPSELYEAAAIDGCSHFKFFIQVAMPLSKALISVIGLYYLVGHWNDFFTALIYIRSNELQPLQIILRDILLSNQVFASGAGVGGDAGGYAQRYADQIKYGVIIVSTLPILVLYPFLQKYFEKGVMIGSVKG, encoded by the coding sequence ATGAGTATAAGAGGTAAAAGTCCCAGTGAAATTATGTTCAGCATCTTTATGTTCGTGGTTTGCACGTTCATGTTTCTTATCGTTGCATATCCATTGTACTTTATCATCATAGCGTCGATCAGCGATTCCCAGCTCGTATCGACAGGAAAGGTTTTTCTGATACCGAAAGGAATCAGCCTCTTCGGATACAAGGAAATATTTCAGGATCCGAGAATTTGGACCGGGTATAGAAACACTATGACGTACACGATTCTGGGTACATTTGTGAATTTATTATTTACCTTGCCGGCTGCCTATGTACTATCCAGACGGGAATTTCGGGCAAGACGGTTTATTATGTTCTTCTTCGTCGTGACCTTGTTTTTCAACGGAGGCCTGATTCCGACTTACTTATTGATGAAGGGGCTGCATCTGACTAACACGATAGGGGTTTTTATTTTTCCATTCGCTGTGAATGTTTTTTATCTGATCATCGCACGAACGTTTTTTGAAACTTCTTTGCCCTCCGAATTGTATGAGGCGGCGGCGATAGACGGCTGTTCTCATTTCAAATTTTTCATACAAGTGGCCATGCCGTTGTCCAAAGCGCTTATATCCGTAATCGGACTTTATTATCTGGTCGGACATTGGAACGATTTCTTCACAGCTTTAATTTATATCCGAAGCAATGAATTGCAGCCGCTGCAGATTATATTAAGGGATATTCTATTATCGAATCAGGTATTTGCCAGCGGTGCAGGCGTGGGCGGAGATGCGGGAGGCTATGCGCAGAGATACGCAGACCAGATCAAGTACGGCGTCATCATCGTATCGACATTGCCGATTTTAGTGCTATACCCATTTCTGCAGAAATACTTTGAGAAAGGCGTTATGATCGGCTCGGTCAAAGGCTGA
- a CDS encoding sigma-70 family RNA polymerase sigma factor encodes MNEAQLVMLSRQGDQLAFNQLVELYKDKIFNMAHRILRSKTECEDVVQETFLKVYLNLNRFDEEKRFSPWIFHIGKNICLDLLRRRKAPSLPLDQPVVARSDQKLSLHEVIPNTGPSPEGEVIERELSSKMAEMIDKLPAKYKNVVYQRYVLEMSMEDISRANNIPVNTVKSRIHRGKDFMKKRWGKTLLIYSILLFGFF; translated from the coding sequence ATGAACGAGGCTCAGTTGGTAATGTTATCGAGGCAGGGCGATCAACTCGCATTTAATCAGTTGGTGGAGCTGTACAAGGATAAGATCTTCAATATGGCGCACCGGATCCTCCGCAGCAAGACGGAATGCGAGGATGTCGTACAGGAAACGTTTCTCAAGGTATATTTGAACTTGAACCGCTTCGACGAGGAAAAACGATTTTCCCCGTGGATTTTTCACATTGGCAAAAACATCTGCCTGGACCTGCTTCGCCGCAGGAAGGCCCCTTCGCTGCCGCTCGATCAGCCCGTCGTCGCCCGTTCCGATCAGAAGCTGTCACTGCATGAGGTTATCCCGAACACCGGACCGAGTCCGGAAGGAGAAGTAATCGAACGGGAGCTTTCCTCCAAGATGGCCGAGATGATCGATAAGCTGCCCGCGAAGTACAAGAACGTTGTATATCAGCGCTACGTGCTGGAGATGTCGATGGAAGACATCAGCCGGGCGAACAATATACCGGTAAATACCGTCAAATCGCGGATTCACCGGGGGAAAGATTTCATGAAGAAAAGATGGGGCAAGACGCTGCTTATTTACTCCATTCTGTTGTTTGGTTTCTTCTGA
- a CDS encoding DeoR/GlpR family DNA-binding transcription regulator, which translates to MKQEERLDQIAEILSRQSLLTVQDICELFHVSRDTARRDLVLLEEQGRITRTRGGAVSPKVRSFSSRHLDNELTKKKIARAASSYIQEGDVIFMDSSTTVSYLSEFISDMKLTVITASLHIAQSLARMKHVEVYLPGGKLNKEEHFVQGSMVIKMLELFRADLALLGTCGIHEGEVVVIDAEDCLVKQQMISRSEKVLLLTDHSKVGLKMPFCVSPLKDIDVLITDSDTGENRLGLSRPKHIEWV; encoded by the coding sequence GTGAAGCAAGAAGAGAGATTAGATCAGATTGCAGAAATACTGAGCCGGCAATCGCTCCTCACCGTCCAGGATATTTGCGAGTTGTTTCATGTATCGAGGGATACGGCAAGAAGGGATCTTGTTCTGCTTGAGGAGCAGGGCAGAATCACGAGGACTCGCGGCGGGGCTGTGTCGCCGAAGGTTCGCAGCTTCAGCAGCAGGCACCTCGATAATGAGCTTACGAAGAAAAAGATCGCCCGCGCAGCTTCCTCTTACATACAAGAGGGAGATGTTATTTTTATGGATTCCTCTACAACCGTATCTTACCTGTCCGAATTTATCTCGGATATGAAGCTGACGGTCATCACTGCTTCCCTGCATATTGCCCAGAGTCTCGCTCGGATGAAGCATGTTGAGGTTTATTTGCCGGGGGGCAAACTGAATAAGGAGGAACACTTTGTACAAGGCTCTATGGTGATCAAGATGCTGGAGCTGTTTCGGGCCGATCTGGCCCTGCTTGGAACCTGCGGCATACACGAAGGAGAAGTAGTCGTAATTGACGCGGAGGATTGCCTGGTCAAGCAGCAAATGATTTCCCGGTCGGAGAAAGTGCTGTTGCTAACCGACCACTCCAAAGTCGGGTTAAAGATGCCCTTCTGCGTAAGCCCGCTTAAAGATATTGATGTGCTCATTACCGATTCGGACACAGGGGAGAATCGATTAGGCTTGTCCCGTCCCAAGCATATCGAATGGGTGTGA
- a CDS encoding sugar MFS transporter: MKVFLWIGCFSYLLIGLAHVVMGSVLEELLQHFHRDYSDGGQLIFAQFAGFLVGVLTAPLWSKRLGRRGLLLLAFGTLTVGEAVYSFLPSWNWMMAAAPVAGFGFGTVEAAIGALVMEYFKENKAIAMSRLEVFFGIGAFVMPLTGSLLISMGAWKMSFPILTVLSLAMLLLWSFTSFGSMNAVLARRDTSQEAASSQTYERTPRRGLPILAFMLVFFVLYVGIEMSLVNFLPSVLIEHIGTNSAFGTLGVTFFWMAMVIGRFFSGILAQKWGYGRYLVITGFGSLLFLAILPVMTGLAGSYIIILLLGLLMAGIFAMALVFTTHVLPGTEERTTSLLIAAGGLGGALLPLLTGEIMDRYRSVFTIWTLAALMAVMMAMLLYAIRYSRRAHLGVAVCPTEAR; the protein is encoded by the coding sequence ATGAAGGTTTTTTTATGGATCGGCTGTTTTTCCTATTTGCTGATCGGCTTGGCACACGTTGTAATGGGATCGGTTCTGGAAGAGCTGCTGCAGCATTTCCACAGAGATTACAGTGATGGCGGTCAGCTGATATTTGCCCAGTTCGCCGGATTTCTGGTCGGCGTCCTGACCGCTCCCTTGTGGTCCAAACGGCTTGGCCGACGGGGGTTGTTATTGCTCGCCTTCGGGACATTGACCGTCGGCGAAGCCGTCTACAGCTTTCTGCCCTCGTGGAATTGGATGATGGCGGCTGCGCCGGTTGCCGGGTTCGGCTTCGGTACCGTGGAAGCCGCTATCGGTGCTCTTGTGATGGAATACTTTAAAGAAAACAAGGCAATAGCGATGAGCCGGCTGGAGGTTTTCTTCGGCATCGGGGCTTTCGTTATGCCTCTGACAGGCAGTTTGCTTATTTCGATGGGGGCATGGAAAATGTCGTTCCCCATCTTGACCGTTTTGTCCCTGGCAATGCTTCTGCTCTGGTCGTTTACCTCTTTCGGATCGATGAATGCCGTATTGGCCAGACGGGACACAAGTCAAGAGGCGGCGTCCTCCCAGACCTATGAAAGAACGCCGCGGCGCGGTTTGCCGATCCTTGCGTTCATGTTGGTGTTTTTTGTCTTATATGTGGGCATCGAGATGAGCCTGGTGAATTTTCTCCCTTCGGTCCTCATTGAACATATCGGTACGAACAGCGCATTTGGAACCTTAGGAGTCACTTTTTTCTGGATGGCTATGGTTATCGGGCGGTTTTTTTCTGGGATTTTGGCTCAAAAATGGGGGTACGGAAGGTATCTGGTTATTACCGGCTTTGGGTCGCTGCTTTTTCTTGCCATATTACCGGTCATGACCGGACTTGCCGGGAGCTATATCATAATTTTGTTGCTGGGACTTCTGATGGCGGGAATATTCGCAATGGCGCTCGTGTTCACGACCCATGTCCTGCCTGGCACCGAAGAGCGGACAACAAGCCTGCTTATCGCAGCCGGAGGCCTTGGAGGCGCACTGCTGCCGCTGTTAACCGGCGAGATCATGGATCGTTACCGATCGGTATTCACGATATGGACGCTTGCCGCGTTAATGGCAGTCATGATGGCTATGCTCTTATACGCGATCCGTTACTCGAGAAGAGCTCATTTAGGGGTTGCTGTCTGTCCAACCGAAGCGCGATAA
- a CDS encoding glycosyl hydrolase family 18 protein has protein sequence MKKLLLLMLSLTLTFTGCAGNAQKQGTEERKDVTNPHPRVQQIKTNDNKPKEIRPFETNYGKTPTHTIGFLEPVDARKAVSDVNDVGKHLSYIAFFSYRVKADGSFYPFKAEEALAATRKTGAAPMMVITNFTEGNFSPDVAYTIFTDKAASKRLIQNVLQTMKDNGYKALNIDFEHIRAKDRGLYNGFLETIIPQVRKAGYKVSTALAPKTSDEQTGPWHGAHDYKRHGELTDFVILMTYEWGWSGGPPMAVSPIPQVRQVLDYAVSVIPRNKIVMGAPLYGYDWTLPYIKGGPFAKRAAPQEAADLAVKEGAKVNFDNTSQAPYFNYTDDNGKNHVVWFENEQSMQAKFNLVKQYRLHGVAYWVLGEPFPQNWELLDDQFNIIKP, from the coding sequence ATGAAAAAATTGTTACTCCTCATGCTCTCCCTTACCTTGACCTTTACAGGATGTGCCGGAAATGCTCAAAAACAAGGTACAGAAGAGCGTAAGGACGTTACAAATCCTCATCCTCGTGTCCAGCAAATCAAGACGAACGATAATAAACCGAAAGAAATCCGGCCGTTCGAAACGAATTACGGAAAAACTCCAACTCATACCATTGGGTTTCTTGAACCGGTCGATGCCCGTAAAGCCGTGTCCGATGTAAATGACGTAGGGAAACATTTATCCTACATTGCTTTTTTCAGTTACCGCGTGAAAGCCGATGGCAGCTTCTACCCCTTCAAGGCTGAAGAGGCTCTTGCGGCAACGCGAAAAACAGGCGCTGCTCCTATGATGGTCATCACCAATTTTACAGAAGGAAACTTCTCACCGGATGTTGCTTACACCATATTCACGGATAAAGCAGCCTCCAAAAGGCTGATTCAAAATGTTCTCCAAACAATGAAAGATAATGGCTACAAAGCATTGAATATCGACTTCGAACATATACGCGCGAAAGATCGCGGGTTGTATAACGGTTTTCTGGAGACCATTATTCCCCAGGTAAGAAAAGCGGGTTACAAAGTTTCCACGGCATTGGCTCCGAAAACGAGCGATGAGCAAACCGGACCGTGGCACGGCGCCCATGATTACAAAAGACACGGCGAGCTCACCGATTTTGTCATTCTGATGACCTACGAATGGGGGTGGTCCGGCGGCCCGCCGATGGCGGTGTCTCCTATTCCGCAGGTCCGGCAGGTGCTTGATTACGCCGTGTCGGTCATTCCGCGCAATAAAATTGTGATGGGAGCTCCTCTTTACGGATATGATTGGACCTTGCCTTATATAAAAGGCGGCCCTTTTGCAAAAAGAGCCGCACCGCAGGAGGCGGCGGATTTAGCGGTCAAGGAGGGTGCAAAAGTCAATTTCGACAACACGTCACAGGCCCCTTATTTCAATTACACGGACGATAACGGGAAAAATCACGTTGTCTGGTTTGAAAATGAACAGAGCATGCAGGCTAAATTCAACCTTGTAAAGCAATATCGGCTTCATGGGGTTGCTTATTGGGTGCTTGGGGAACCATTCCCGCAAAACTGGGAGCTGCTGGACGATCAATTTAACATAATAAAGCCGTGA
- a CDS encoding helix-turn-helix domain-containing protein, whose protein sequence is MDLIQLTVPPMPHYMMSGLTEYSPGNRHVSRSNIQVFDLLFVLQGCLFIGEEDRHYEVSEGCALILRPDCYHYATESCRERTSYYWLHFQTTGRWSASEIMLPLHRPDNDEDRSWLTRSFSTQTFQFQVPQFAKLLQPDKLEDTLGQLVQLQQSDHLSGIRWKQQMLFQETLQHLSASIESQGSSPRVACAEQAAAYLRSHYRDEVSAKALGESLNFHPVYIARCMQKEFGCSPVQYVLRYRIEQAKLLLLQTDYTIARIAEEVGFNQAAYFTSCFSKYERISPRKYRQRFAHG, encoded by the coding sequence ATGGACTTGATTCAATTAACCGTGCCGCCCATGCCGCATTACATGATGAGCGGACTTACGGAATATAGTCCGGGGAACAGACACGTAAGCCGAAGCAACATTCAGGTGTTCGATTTGCTGTTTGTTCTGCAAGGATGTCTGTTCATTGGGGAGGAAGATCGTCATTATGAGGTATCCGAGGGTTGCGCCTTGATTCTTCGGCCGGACTGCTATCACTATGCAACGGAAAGCTGCAGGGAGCGCACTTCCTATTATTGGCTCCATTTCCAGACGACGGGGAGATGGTCGGCCTCGGAAATCATGCTTCCTCTGCACCGCCCGGATAACGATGAGGACCGGTCTTGGCTCACGCGTTCCTTCTCCACGCAAACCTTCCAGTTCCAAGTGCCGCAGTTCGCCAAGCTGCTGCAGCCGGACAAGCTGGAAGACACACTCGGGCAGCTTGTTCAGCTGCAGCAAAGCGATCACTTAAGCGGAATCCGGTGGAAGCAGCAAATGCTTTTTCAGGAAACGCTTCAGCATCTGTCCGCATCCATCGAATCGCAAGGTTCATCGCCAAGAGTTGCCTGCGCCGAGCAGGCTGCGGCCTATTTGCGCAGCCATTACCGTGATGAAGTGAGCGCCAAGGCGCTGGGAGAGAGCCTTAATTTCCATCCCGTTTATATTGCCCGCTGCATGCAAAAGGAGTTCGGTTGTTCACCGGTGCAGTATGTGCTGCGGTACCGTATCGAGCAAGCCAAGCTGCTGCTGCTGCAAACCGACTATACGATCGCGCGCATTGCCGAAGAGGTTGGTTTTAATCAAGCCGCGTATTTTACATCATGCTTCTCTAAGTATGAACGAATATCACCGCGTAAGTACCGGCAGCGTTTTGCACATGGATAA
- a CDS encoding antibiotic biosynthesis monooxygenase, which produces MSGIAKTPQPPYYAVIFTSERKEGDNGYGSMAVRMEELASRQPGFLGVESARDQNGLGITVSYWESLEAIRNWKDHASHKAAQDKGRTDWYERYGLRVTKVERDYFFEI; this is translated from the coding sequence ATGAGCGGTATTGCCAAGACCCCGCAGCCACCTTACTATGCTGTGATTTTCACCTCGGAACGGAAGGAAGGAGATAATGGCTACGGCAGCATGGCAGTGAGAATGGAAGAGCTTGCTTCCCGGCAGCCCGGTTTTTTAGGCGTGGAAAGCGCGCGTGATCAGAACGGATTAGGCATTACCGTCTCGTATTGGGAATCCCTTGAGGCGATAAGAAACTGGAAGGATCATGCCTCCCATAAAGCGGCCCAAGATAAAGGGCGAACAGACTGGTACGAGAGATACGGCTTGCGGGTAACGAAAGTAGAGCGGGATTATTTCTTTGAAATATAG
- a CDS encoding flavin monoamine oxidase family protein has product MVEIIRNGLIKTRFPKTIIIAGAGLAGLVAGSLLKDAGHSVKIIEANTRVGGRVYTLRAPFTAGLYLDVGAMRIPDSHYLVLEYIRKFGLSIGSFINETPEDTIYVNGIRTWLKSYRSQPDILNYPVAQHERGKTAQELLNIAVEPILEFIKKDPGRHWPLIEKEFDKYSMYTFLKYRPHLFGAPLSEGAIEMIGVLLGSEGYMEQSFLDILRFLNTLRANRFYQISGGNDLLPRAFLPKLHENIMFEQKMTKIVLHQGGVTIHSSHEGTLDTCSFAGDLAIVAIPFTVMRFVEVEPRNSFSHNKWKAIRGLHYVIDTKIGIEFKSRFWERAGQKGGRAITDLPIRFTYYPSHGIGTPGPAVILASYTLGDDVMSWDGLPNEERVRYALKNLAVIHGDIVYREFVRGTSFSWAQNPYSCGEWAMFKPGQQTELYPYIAAPEGNVHFAGEHTTLTHGWMEGAIESGIRAAVEVNDRPKPR; this is encoded by the coding sequence ATGGTTGAAATTATCAGAAACGGGCTCATTAAGACAAGGTTTCCGAAAACAATCATTATTGCAGGAGCAGGTCTGGCAGGTCTGGTCGCTGGTTCTTTGCTGAAGGATGCGGGTCACAGCGTGAAGATCATTGAGGCCAACACTCGGGTTGGAGGGCGGGTATACACCCTGAGGGCGCCGTTTACCGCCGGATTATATCTGGATGTGGGCGCAATGCGCATTCCCGATTCTCATTATCTGGTACTCGAGTACATTCGGAAATTCGGCTTATCCATTGGGTCGTTTATTAACGAAACGCCTGAGGACACCATTTATGTGAACGGGATCAGGACCTGGCTGAAAAGCTACCGGAGCCAGCCGGATATACTGAATTATCCGGTAGCTCAGCACGAAAGAGGGAAGACCGCGCAGGAGCTGCTGAATATTGCGGTAGAGCCCATCCTTGAATTTATCAAGAAAGATCCTGGCCGACATTGGCCTCTGATTGAGAAAGAGTTCGATAAATATTCGATGTATACATTTTTGAAGTATCGCCCTCATCTGTTTGGGGCTCCTCTTTCGGAAGGGGCCATTGAAATGATCGGAGTACTGCTTGGCTCGGAAGGATACATGGAACAGTCCTTCCTGGACATTTTGCGATTTTTGAACACTTTGCGGGCGAATCGCTTTTACCAGATATCAGGGGGCAACGATTTGCTGCCCCGAGCCTTTCTTCCCAAGCTGCATGAAAATATCATGTTTGAGCAAAAAATGACGAAGATTGTCCTGCATCAAGGCGGAGTAACCATCCACTCGTCTCATGAAGGAACTTTGGATACCTGCAGCTTTGCAGGCGATCTAGCAATTGTTGCTATTCCTTTTACCGTGATGAGATTTGTGGAGGTGGAACCGCGCAATTCTTTCTCGCACAACAAATGGAAAGCGATACGCGGGCTGCACTACGTGATAGATACCAAAATCGGGATCGAGTTCAAAAGCAGGTTCTGGGAAAGGGCCGGGCAAAAGGGCGGAAGGGCTATTACAGACCTTCCGATAAGGTTTACTTATTATCCAAGCCACGGGATCGGAACGCCGGGTCCGGCTGTCATTCTGGCAAGTTATACGCTTGGGGACGATGTAATGTCCTGGGATGGCCTGCCGAACGAAGAGCGCGTTCGTTACGCCTTAAAGAACCTAGCTGTCATTCACGGGGATATTGTTTATCGTGAGTTTGTGAGAGGCACTTCCTTCAGCTGGGCCCAAAATCCGTACTCCTGCGGAGAATGGGCCATGTTCAAGCCGGGACAGCAAACCGAGCTTTACCCCTATATTGCAGCTCCGGAAGGGAATGTTCACTTCGCCGGGGAACATACAACGCTTACCCACGGCTGGATGGAGGGGGCCATTGAGTCCGGCATCCGTGCTGCCGTTGAAGTAAATGACCGCCCAAAACCAAGATGA